The window TGAATTTCCGGAAGAATTTGCGAATGATCACGATGGTTATATTGATTTAATTACTGGCGAGATGTTACCGGGAATCGTTCGGGAAGGATTAGCGGATTTTTGCGACGTGTTTTGCGAAGAGGGCGTTTTTTCGGTGGAAGAATCTGCGCGAATCCTGTCCGCCGCGAAATTTCTCGGCCTGGGAATTCGCGTTCATGCCGAGGAGTTCAAACCTTTTGGCGGTGCAAAATTAGCCGCAAGGTTTGGCGCATTTTCCGCCGATCATCTGATGGCAATCGACGATGAAGGAATTCAGGCATTGAAAGAGGCTGACGTCGTTCCGGTTTTGCTTCCCGCGACGACCTTTTTTCTTGGTTCGGATACTTATGCGCCGGGCAGGAAAATGTGGGACGTCGGTCTGCCGGTTGCCATTGCGACCGATTTCAATCCGGGCAGTAGTATGACACAGTCGATGCCGTTTGTCATTGCCGTCGCATGTTTGAAATTGAAACTCAGTCCGTTGGAGGCAATTCAGGCGGCGACGATTCACGCGGCGCGGTCGTTAAAAATGGAAAAGACGGTTGGGAGTTTAGAAGAGGGAAAACAAGCGGATTTCGTTATCTGGAATATCGAGCGGTATCAAGGAATTCCTTACTTTCTCGGTTTTCCTACCGTTGCGAGTGTCTATAAAAAAGGAAAATTAGTCTGGAAATTGACCGATTCGGCGCGTGATATTCCTTAGTAAAACATCCCGTCCCGGCGTCCCGAGTGTTGAGGATAGATGTTTGGGGACGCCAGGTACAAGAATGTTATAAATCTATTTTAAAGACTTGAAAAATTCAACACCTTTTAATATTGCCCGCTGATTTAGTTCGACCAGATTCTTATGTTTCAGGATATAGCCGAGCGATTCCAGCACGATTTCGATGTTCATGATTTGGATGCATTCCAGCAACGCGCCGACGATAATCATGTTTGCCGCTTTCGTGGTTCCAAGTTCGTCCGCGAATTTCGTCGCAGGAATCGGAATAATTTTGACGTCGGTTCTGACGGGCTTTCTGTCAATCAGCGAAGAATCGTAGATAATCAGTCCGCCGGAGACAACATCCATTTCGAATGCGTCTAATGACGGGCGATTCATAGCGATTAAAACAGTTGGATTCGTAACGAGTGGCGAGCCGATTTTCCGGTTGGAAATCTTGACACTGCAATTTGCCGTACCGCCGCGCATTTCAGGTCCGTATGATGGCAACCAGCTGACTTCATAGCCGTGACGCATGCCCATTTCGGCGAGAACCGTTCCCAAACTCAAAACGCCTTGTCCGCCAAATCCCGCGATCTTGATTTCTTCGGAGATATTTTTACTTCGGTAATCGGCAATTTTCGTGGAATCA is drawn from Candidatus Marinimicrobia bacterium CG08_land_8_20_14_0_20_45_22 and contains these coding sequences:
- a CDS encoding imidazolonepropionase, which translates into the protein EFPEEFANDHDGYIDLITGEMLPGIVREGLADFCDVFCEEGVFSVEESARILSAAKFLGLGIRVHAEEFKPFGGAKLAARFGAFSADHLMAIDDEGIQALKEADVVPVLLPATTFFLGSDTYAPGRKMWDVGLPVAIATDFNPGSSMTQSMPFVIAVACLKLKLSPLEAIQAATIHAARSLKMEKTVGSLEEGKQADFVIWNIERYQGIPYFLGFPTVASVYKKGKLVWKLTDSARDIP